ACCGCGCAGAGCCGCCCCTCGGACCAGGCGTCACCCACCGTGACGTGATGCCCACGCCGGCGCAGCTCGCCGACGACCCCGTCGCCGATGCGCGACTCCACGGTCACGCTCCCCGGCCGCATCCCGCGCGGGAAGAAGGAGCCGGGGAACGCGTCGTTGTGCCAGTTCGGGGCGTCGACGGCGCCCTGCAGGTCGAGGCCGCCGCGGACCGCGCCGCGCAGCGCCACGGCCAGGAAGAAGTGCACCTGCCACTGGTCCTGCTGATCGCCGCCCGGCGTGCCGAAGGCCATCACGGGGACCCCGTCGCGCAGTGCGAGGGACGGGGTGAGGGTGGTGCGGGGGCGGCGTCCCGGGGTGAGGGAATTGGGCAGGCCCTCCTCCAGCCAGGCCATCTGCAGCCGGGTGCCGAGCGGGAAGCCGAGCGCCGGGACGACGGGGTTGGACTGCAGCCAGCCGCCGGACGGGGTGGCGGAGACCAGGTTCCCCCAGCGGTCGACGACGTCGATGTGGCAGGTGTCGCCCCGGGTGGCGCCGTTCCGGTCGATCTCGGGCGCGACATCCGCCGGCACACTGCCGTCCGGGCCCGCCGAACCGTCCCCCGTACCGCGCGCCACGGTCGGCTCCCCGGCCCCGCTGCCGGCGGCGCCCCTCGCCCCGAAGCCGCCCTCCCCCGTCCCCGTCGCTGCCGCCCTCGCGTGCTTGCTCAGTCGCGGGGTACGGCCGTCCGGGCTGCCGGGCCGCAGCTCGTAGGAGGCACGCTCGCCGATCAGGGCGCGGCGCCCGGCGTTGTAGCCCGGGCCGAGCAGGGTGGCGAGCGGCACCTCGTCCGCATCGCCGTACCAGGCCTCGCGGTCGGCCATCGCCAGCTTGCAGCCCTCGATGAGCAGATGCACGTAGGCGGCGCTGCCGTACGCGGGCAACTCGTCGGGCAGCAGGGCGAGTTGCTGAAGGAAGGCCGGGCCCTGGGACCAGCCGCCCGCCTTGGCGACGGTCCAGCCGTTCCAGTCGTGGGTGACGGGTTCCTCGTACGTGGCGGAGAAGGCCATCAGGTCGTCGCCGGTGAGGGTGCCCGCGTGGCGTTCACCGGAGGTGTCCATGGCAGGGCGGGCCGCGAAGCCGGCGAGCGCCTCGCCGATGAAGCCTTCGCGCCAGATGCGGCGGGCGGCGTCGATCTGCGCCTCGCGGCCCGGCGAGGCGGCCTCCGCCTCCGCGAGCAGCCGGCGCCAGGTGGCGGCCAGCGGCCGGTTCCTGAGCAGCCCGCCGGGAGCGACGGACCTGCCTCCCGGGAGGTAGATCTCGGCGGAGGAGGTCCACTCCGTCTCGAAGAGGGCGCGGACCGTCTCGACGGTCTCACCGATGCGTTCGACGGCGGGGTGGCCGTGCTCGGCGTAGCCGATGGCGTACCGCAGCACCTCGGCGAGGGACCTGGTGCCGTGGTCGCGCAGCAGCAGCATCCAGGCGTCGAAGGCACCGGGGACCGCGGCGGCCAGCGGCCCGGTGCCGGGCACCAGGTCGAGGCCGAGCGCGGTGTAGTGCGCCACGCTCGCACCGGCCGGCGCCGGGCCCTGCCCGCACAGCACCCGCACGGGCCCGTCGGCGGGCGCCAGGATGATCGGCACCTCGCCCGCCGGACCGTTCAGATGCGGCTCCACCACATGCAGCACGAACCCGGCGGCCACGGCCGCGTCATAGGCGTTGCCGCCGTCCTCCAGGACGGCCATCGCGGACTGGGACGCCAGCCAGTGCGTGGTGGAGGCCATCCCGAAGGTGCCTTGGAGGGTCGGGCGGGTGGTGAACACGGGGGACTCCTCTGCCGGACGGGGTGCGGTGCGGGTGTCGCGGGTGAAACGGCTGTGGCGGGTGGAGCGCGTGAAGCGGGGGAACCGGGGGCGAGGGGCGGGAGATGCGGTGCGGGTGCCGTGGCGGACGGGTGGCCGGGCTCCGCGCGCGGAGGCGTACGGCCCGCGGGGACGGGCAGACCGTATGCCCCATACAACCATCGGGCAAGAAGCCCGCCCGGCTCGGCCGGACGCCTCGGGCGGCCCGCCGGGCACCGGCGCACCTCCACCCAAATCCCCTCGCCCTCCCCCGGGCCACTCCGTACGCTCGCCCCATGACCGGTACCGATCCGACCCCCGTGCAGCCTCCCCACCGCCCGCTCGTCGCGATCCTCACCGGAGCGGGCATCTCCACCGACTCCGGGATCCCCGACTACCGCGGGCCGAACGGGCTGTGGCGGCGGGACCCGGAGGCGGAGAAGCTCGTCACGTACGACACGTACATGGGCGATCCGGAGATCCGGCGGCGGTCGTGGCGGATGCGGCAGGACAGCCCGGCGTTCCGGGCCGAGCCGAATGCCGCGCACGAGGCGGTGGCCCGGATGGAGCGGTCCGGGACGCCGGTACGGGTGATCACACAGAACGTGGACGGGCTGCACCAGCGCGCCGGGATGCCCGAGCGCAAGGTGCTCGAACTGCACGGCACCGTACGCGCGGTGACCTGCACCCGGTGCCATGCGCGGTCGTCGATGCGGGAGGCGCTGGCGCGGGTGACCGCGGGCGAGACCGATCCGCCGTGTCTGGTGTGCGGCGGGATCCTGAAGTCGGCGACGGTGATGTTCGGGGAGCGGCTGGACCCGGAGGTGCTCGGTACGGCGCTGGGGGTGGCGAAGGCGGCGGAGGTCTTCCTCGCGGTGGGGACGACGCTCCAGGTACAGCCGGCGGCCTCGCTCGCCGGGGTGGCCGCGGAGCACGGCGCGCGCCTGATCATCGTCAACGCCGAGCCCACCCCGTACGACGAGCTCGCCGACGAGGTGATCCGCGAACCGATCGGCAGCGCGCTGCCCAGGCTGCTGGCGGGGCTGGCGGAGGGCGCGTGAGGCGGGCGCGCCTCGGCGCGGCGGTCAGGCCACGGGCGGTGCGAGCGGCGCCCCGGTGACGGCGGCCAGGGCCGCGGGGGTGGGGTGACGGTAGAGGTCGCGCATGCTCACCGTGCCGAAGCCCTGCCGGCGCAGAGCCTCCAGCAGCCGTACGGCCAGCAGCGAGTTGCCGCCGGCGGTGAAGAAGTGGTCGTCCGGGCCGAGGTCGGCGGCTAGCACCGAACGCCATACGGCGAGCATCGCCGCGGCCGGGTCCGTGCCGTCGACGGGCCTGCCCTGCCCCCCGCCGGGCGGTGCGGTCAGCGGTCGCCGCGTGGCCGGCAGGGCCGCCCGGTCCAGCTTTCCGTTGAGCGTCAGCGGCAGCACGGCCAGCGCGACGAACTCCGCGGGAACCATGTAGTCGGGCAGGATCGCGGCGCTCCTGCGGCGGACGTCGGCGGTCGCCGTGCCCTCCGCGAGCACGGTGTAGGCCACCAGACGGGCATGCGCGGGGCCGGCCTCCTGCCCCTCGACGACCACCGCGGCGTCCACCACGCCCGGGTCGCCGACCAGCACCGAGCGCACTTCGCCCAGTTCGATGCGGAAGCCGCGGATCTTGACCTGTTCGTCGAGCCGGCCCACGTGGTCCAGCGCCCCGTCGAGCCGGAGCCGCCCGAGGTCGCCGCTGCGGTAGAGCCGCTCGCCGCTGAACCGGTCGTCGGCGAACCGCTCCGCGGTGAGCTCGGGCCGGTTGAGGTAGCGCAGGGCCAGGCCCGCGCCGCCCACCCAGATCTCGCCCACGGCGCCGGGCGGCAGCGGCCGTCCCCGGTCGTCGCGGACCGACACCGACCAGCCGGGGAGCGGCCGGCCGACGCAGCGGGGCCGCTCGTGCCCGTCCCATGAGCGCACGTCCCGCGCGGTGACGTGCACGGTCGTCTCGGTGATCCCGTACATGTTGACCAGCCGGCACGCGCTGTCGGGGTGCCTGCTGAACCAGGTGCCGACCATGTGGGGATCGAAGGCCTCGCCGCCGAAGACGATCAGCCGGGGGGCGGGGGCGGCGGCCGTCCGGGCGTCCATCTCGAGGAACCCGGCGAAGGCGGACGGCGTCTGGCTGAGCACCGTGACGCCCTCACGGAGCAC
This portion of the Streptomyces caniferus genome encodes:
- a CDS encoding SIR2 family NAD-dependent protein deacylase; translated protein: MTGTDPTPVQPPHRPLVAILTGAGISTDSGIPDYRGPNGLWRRDPEAEKLVTYDTYMGDPEIRRRSWRMRQDSPAFRAEPNAAHEAVARMERSGTPVRVITQNVDGLHQRAGMPERKVLELHGTVRAVTCTRCHARSSMREALARVTAGETDPPCLVCGGILKSATVMFGERLDPEVLGTALGVAKAAEVFLAVGTTLQVQPAASLAGVAAEHGARLIIVNAEPTPYDELADEVIREPIGSALPRLLAGLAEGA
- a CDS encoding gamma-glutamyltransferase family protein, with amino-acid sequence MFTTRPTLQGTFGMASTTHWLASQSAMAVLEDGGNAYDAAVAAGFVLHVVEPHLNGPAGEVPIILAPADGPVRVLCGQGPAPAGASVAHYTALGLDLVPGTGPLAAAVPGAFDAWMLLLRDHGTRSLAEVLRYAIGYAEHGHPAVERIGETVETVRALFETEWTSSAEIYLPGGRSVAPGGLLRNRPLAATWRRLLAEAEAASPGREAQIDAARRIWREGFIGEALAGFAARPAMDTSGERHAGTLTGDDLMAFSATYEEPVTHDWNGWTVAKAGGWSQGPAFLQQLALLPDELPAYGSAAYVHLLIEGCKLAMADREAWYGDADEVPLATLLGPGYNAGRRALIGERASYELRPGSPDGRTPRLSKHARAAATGTGEGGFGARGAAGSGAGEPTVARGTGDGSAGPDGSVPADVAPEIDRNGATRGDTCHIDVVDRWGNLVSATPSGGWLQSNPVVPALGFPLGTRLQMAWLEEGLPNSLTPGRRPRTTLTPSLALRDGVPVMAFGTPGGDQQDQWQVHFFLAVALRGAVRGGLDLQGAVDAPNWHNDAFPGSFFPRGMRPGSVTVESRIGDGVVGELRRRGHHVTVGDAWSEGRLCAVARDPETGVLSAAANPRGMQGYAVGR